A section of the Virgibacillus sp. NKC19-3 genome encodes:
- the tagH gene encoding teichoic acids export ABC transporter ATP-binding subunit TagH — MKKAIIAKHITKKYKLYQGNKERLLDLVTPKSYGEAFYALTDVNFEAEKGDIIGFVGINGSGKSTLSNIIAGIVPETSGSVKLNGEASLIAVSAGLKNDLTGRDNIELKCLMLGFNKAEIKELEPAIIEFSELGQFIDQPVKSYSSGMKSRLGFAISVNVDPNILIIDEALSVGDKAFAEKSLNKMKEFKSQGKTMIFVSHSIKQMKEFCEKILWLEFGKVKEYGAVEDVLPKYEAFLKRWKQMTKKERELYRDGAFDDQPVIEEDLSIDYENKYTEKVESRLGRINSEEEVYIFSRPNNANDKKAAKRYKHYVYYIKRKAVYNNELFYLLSELPSAENGVIGWIEAANVKSFKNTVIDQDPKTFYLTGDGMAFNRPWGAKKNCIYKDLSPFRDWQFKVDRTETVGKATWYHGKLDDEQVWVRRKFVKE; from the coding sequence ATGAAAAAAGCAATAATTGCCAAACATATTACAAAAAAGTATAAGCTATATCAGGGTAATAAAGAACGTTTATTAGATTTGGTTACGCCAAAGAGTTATGGAGAAGCCTTTTACGCATTGACAGATGTCAACTTTGAAGCTGAAAAGGGAGATATTATTGGCTTTGTAGGAATAAATGGGTCTGGAAAATCTACATTATCCAATATTATTGCAGGCATTGTTCCTGAAACATCAGGATCCGTTAAATTGAATGGAGAAGCATCTTTGATTGCAGTTTCGGCCGGATTAAAGAATGATTTAACTGGAAGAGATAATATTGAATTAAAATGTCTAATGTTAGGTTTTAATAAAGCTGAGATAAAAGAATTGGAACCGGCGATCATCGAATTTTCGGAATTAGGTCAGTTTATAGATCAACCTGTTAAATCATATTCCAGTGGAATGAAATCTCGACTCGGCTTTGCGATCTCGGTGAATGTAGACCCAAATATTTTGATTATCGATGAAGCTTTATCTGTAGGAGATAAAGCATTTGCTGAAAAAAGTCTTAATAAAATGAAGGAATTCAAGAGCCAAGGAAAAACCATGATATTTGTTAGCCATTCTATTAAGCAAATGAAGGAGTTTTGTGAAAAAATTCTATGGCTGGAATTTGGAAAAGTAAAGGAATACGGAGCCGTTGAGGATGTTCTACCAAAGTATGAAGCGTTTTTAAAACGGTGGAAACAAATGACGAAAAAAGAAAGAGAATTATACAGAGATGGAGCTTTTGATGATCAACCTGTTATAGAAGAAGACCTCTCCATTGATTATGAAAATAAATACACGGAAAAAGTTGAAAGTCGGCTAGGACGTATTAACTCAGAGGAGGAAGTCTATATTTTCTCACGGCCGAACAATGCGAACGATAAAAAAGCTGCAAAGCGATATAAGCACTATGTTTATTATATTAAGCGTAAAGCTGTTTACAATAATGAATTGTTTTATTTGTTAAGTGAATTACCAAGTGCTGAAAACGGTGTTATTGGTTGGATAGAGGCAGCGAACGTGAAAAGTTTTAAAAACACGGTTATCGACCAAGATCCTAAAACATTTTATCTAACCGGAGATGGGATGGCCTTTAATCGACCTTGGGGAGCAAAAAAGAACTGCATTTACAAAGATCTATCCCCTTTTAGAGACTGGCAGTTCAAAGTAGATAGGACAGAAACCGTCGGTAAAGCTACTTGGTATCATGGAAAGCTAGATGATGAGCAGGTATGGGTGCGGCGAAAGTTTGTAAAAGAATGA
- a CDS encoding CDP-glycerol glycerophosphotransferase family protein, which translates to MKNYMDTPSPSFAVTIHELNWERINLKLEGLISGDINESYKLYLLNNVDQRIIPIVKYTQDNHLFSASINVSTLYNGDRIPDGKWWVIVENSLEEKHNVTIANNLLAYEEKSFPKRFSKDFKSGPKRVYKVHTELNQDNNLYLDVFFQAPNSKASHKRKRTSFKKKFADFRTSLFERIFTFAKNHVKKNGKRILFTSASRSSIGGNLKFVYDRMIERGLDKEYTIKKVFKPNIWSRSHFLDKFKLPFFLGSFDKIFIEDYQPMVNDLIFDDDTEVIQLWHANGAFKTFGYSRLGKPASPKIDSTNHRIYTNAITSSKHVIPYYAEAFAIDENKVIATGIPKTDIFFDEEYKEKTKRKVTGTYPKIKNVKKVIVFGPTFRGGGPKTAYYPMQKINFQALAEYCRETNSIILFKMHFLVKNALEIPAEFTDVLIDATDYREINDLLFVADVLITDYSSTIYESSLLNIPMIFYAFDLEEYISARDFYDEFESFVPGKITRNFDELITALEKEDYEFEKVKKFRELNFEFLDGRASDRVIDWLILDKR; encoded by the coding sequence ATGAAGAATTATATGGATACCCCTTCTCCCTCTTTCGCGGTTACAATCCATGAACTGAATTGGGAAAGGATTAATTTGAAACTAGAAGGACTAATTTCCGGAGATATAAATGAGAGTTACAAACTTTATTTGTTAAACAATGTAGATCAGAGAATAATTCCAATTGTGAAATATACACAGGATAATCATTTATTTTCAGCCTCTATTAATGTCTCTACTCTTTATAATGGAGATCGTATCCCTGATGGGAAGTGGTGGGTAATAGTAGAGAATTCTCTTGAAGAAAAACATAATGTAACAATAGCAAATAACTTATTAGCTTATGAAGAAAAGTCTTTTCCCAAAAGATTTAGCAAAGACTTTAAAAGCGGACCTAAAAGAGTATACAAAGTACATACGGAGTTGAATCAAGATAACAATCTATATCTAGATGTGTTTTTTCAAGCGCCCAATTCTAAAGCTTCACACAAACGAAAGCGCACTTCTTTTAAGAAAAAGTTTGCTGACTTCAGAACTAGTTTGTTTGAGCGTATCTTTACTTTTGCCAAAAACCACGTTAAAAAAAATGGCAAAAGGATCTTATTTACCTCAGCATCTCGTTCTTCAATTGGAGGAAATCTTAAATTTGTTTATGATCGAATGATAGAACGCGGTCTAGATAAAGAATATACTATAAAAAAAGTTTTTAAGCCCAACATATGGTCCCGCAGCCATTTTCTTGATAAGTTTAAATTGCCTTTCTTTTTGGGATCATTTGATAAAATCTTCATAGAGGATTACCAACCTATGGTAAATGATTTAATTTTTGATGATGATACAGAGGTCATCCAACTTTGGCATGCAAATGGAGCTTTTAAAACCTTTGGCTATAGTCGACTTGGCAAACCAGCTTCACCTAAAATCGATAGTACAAATCATAGAATTTATACAAATGCGATTACAAGTTCAAAGCATGTGATACCTTACTACGCTGAAGCATTTGCAATAGATGAAAATAAAGTAATCGCTACTGGAATACCGAAAACTGATATATTTTTTGATGAAGAATATAAGGAAAAAACCAAAAGAAAGGTTACTGGTACTTATCCTAAAATAAAAAATGTAAAAAAAGTAATTGTATTTGGACCGACTTTTAGAGGCGGTGGACCAAAAACGGCCTATTATCCGATGCAAAAAATCAATTTTCAAGCTTTAGCTGAGTATTGCAGAGAAACCAATTCTATTATCTTATTCAAGATGCACTTTTTGGTTAAAAATGCATTGGAAATACCAGCAGAATTTACTGATGTACTTATAGACGCTACCGATTACAGAGAAATTAACGATCTTCTTTTTGTAGCAGATGTTTTGATAACTGATTATTCATCAACTATTTATGAAAGCTCATTATTAAATATTCCCATGATATTTTATGCTTTTGATTTAGAAGAATATATATCGGCACGAGATTTTTACGATGAATTTGAATCTTTTGTACCGGGAAAAATCACAAGAAATTTTGATGAATTAATTACGGCTCTTGAAAAAGAGGATTATGAATTTGAAAAGGTTAAGAAATTCAGGGAACTGAACTTTGAATTTTTAGATGGGAGAGCTTCGGACAGAGTGATTGACTGGTTAATTTTGGATAAAAGATAA
- a CDS encoding SDR family NAD(P)-dependent oxidoreductase gives MFDLTGNIALVTGGANGIGQGIVKTLAKAGANVMICDIDEAAGEATAKEVGGEFHKLDVTDKHNAEQVVQDIVAKHDSIDILAANAGIFPEVLIEDMEEEDWETIQSINLKGIFFIVKPVLNVMKKQNYGRVILTSSITGDITGYPGGSIYGATKAGILGFMRSAALEYAKYGVTVNSIQPGMIATEGLKEQLGVLSEKGAEAVPMKRLGEPEDIGVTVCFFASEEAKYVTGQSLVVDGGQIMPETPDVIS, from the coding sequence ATGTTTGATTTAACAGGGAACATTGCCTTAGTCACTGGTGGAGCGAATGGTATTGGACAAGGAATCGTGAAAACATTAGCGAAAGCAGGCGCAAACGTGATGATTTGTGACATCGATGAGGCGGCAGGCGAAGCAACTGCAAAGGAAGTTGGTGGTGAATTTCATAAGTTGGACGTTACGGATAAGCATAATGCTGAACAAGTTGTACAAGATATCGTAGCAAAACATGACAGCATTGATATTTTAGCTGCAAATGCAGGTATTTTTCCGGAAGTGTTAATTGAAGACATGGAAGAAGAAGATTGGGAAACCATTCAAAGCATTAATTTAAAAGGAATCTTCTTCATTGTAAAACCAGTATTGAACGTGATGAAAAAGCAAAATTACGGTCGTGTTATTCTTACATCGTCTATTACAGGAGACATAACCGGATATCCTGGAGGTTCTATTTATGGTGCAACAAAAGCTGGAATCCTTGGGTTTATGAGAAGTGCCGCATTAGAATATGCTAAATATGGGGTGACAGTAAATTCTATCCAACCTGGAATGATTGCTACAGAAGGCTTAAAAGAACAATTAGGCGTTTTAAGTGAAAAAGGTGCAGAAGCTGTTCCAATGAAAAGGTTAGGAGAACCGGAGGATATTGGTGTAACAGTTTGCTTCTTTGCGTCAGAAGAAGCTAAATATGTTACTGGTCAATCCCTCGTAGTAGATGGTGGTCAGATCATGCCTGAAACCCCTGATGTCATTTCCTAA
- a CDS encoding ribitol-5-phosphate dehydrogenase, which produces MINPVYRLVSPRQFEITYKDSSIISDDVVIRPTHLSICAADQRYYTGSRGKEAMKKKLPMALIHEAVGEVVFDAQGEMPVGTKVVMVPNEPRVSDAIIAENYLRSSKFRSSGYDGFMQDYVFLKRNRLIELPESIDLNVAAFTELVTIAVHSLSRFETKAHNRRETFGVWGDGNLGYISCLILKYLYPNSKVIIFGKTDYKLNHFSFVDDTVKIDEIPEDLTIDHAVECAGGKGSQYAIDQMIDHVNPEGAICLLGVSEYPIEINTRMVLEKGLTILGSSRSGSSDFQRTIDLYKEHPDIVNYLSMLIGAVHDVKTIKDVTQAFESDLSSSWGKTVMRWII; this is translated from the coding sequence ATGATTAATCCAGTATATCGGCTTGTTTCGCCAAGACAATTCGAAATTACGTACAAGGACAGTTCGATTATATCCGACGATGTGGTTATCAGACCGACCCACCTTTCTATTTGCGCAGCTGACCAGCGTTATTATACCGGATCTCGCGGGAAAGAAGCCATGAAAAAGAAGCTACCGATGGCTTTAATTCATGAAGCCGTTGGTGAAGTTGTTTTTGATGCTCAAGGTGAAATGCCAGTTGGTACGAAGGTAGTTATGGTTCCTAATGAACCAAGGGTCTCTGATGCGATAATTGCGGAAAATTACCTACGATCAAGCAAATTTAGGTCAAGCGGATACGATGGGTTTATGCAAGACTATGTATTCTTGAAGCGTAACCGTCTGATTGAGTTACCGGAAAGTATTGACTTAAATGTTGCTGCTTTTACAGAATTAGTTACTATTGCTGTGCATTCTTTAAGCCGCTTTGAGACAAAAGCTCATAATCGTCGAGAAACATTTGGTGTTTGGGGCGACGGAAACCTAGGGTATATCTCTTGTCTTATTCTAAAATATCTTTATCCAAACAGTAAAGTTATTATCTTCGGGAAAACGGATTACAAATTGAATCATTTTTCTTTTGTGGATGATACCGTGAAAATTGATGAAATCCCGGAAGATTTGACTATCGATCACGCGGTTGAATGCGCAGGTGGTAAAGGCAGTCAATATGCAATTGATCAAATGATTGATCATGTTAATCCTGAAGGAGCCATTTGTCTTTTGGGAGTTAGTGAATATCCGATTGAGATAAATACAAGAATGGTGTTGGAAAAAGGGCTCACTATTTTGGGAAGTAGCCGAAGTGGCAGTAGTGATTTTCAGCGTACAATTGATCTTTATAAAGAGCACCCAGATATTGTCAACTATTTGAGCATGTTGATCGGTGCCGTGCATGATGTGAAGACGATCAAAGATGTGACACAGGCATTTGAGAGTGATTTGTCAAGCTCCTGGGGTAAAACTGTCATGAGATGGATCATTTAA
- a CDS encoding CDP-glycerol glycerophosphotransferase family protein codes for MKLNYFKWYKALFRMVFRLSSFFRKQDKHKVIISLYRSKELEGNLKFVSDELTKQMPDAKIHLISAENKMNLRLLKEAISLSNASYLILDDYYLPVYLAYPKMNLKVIQLWHAAGAFKKFGYSAVGTKFGADSRYLKIVPVHSNYTHVYVSSTKVVPYYAEAFHMHVKNIIPIGVPRTDLFQQEEKCASIVASIYQDFPMLKDKIVNILIAPTYRAKGPQGESAINTIELIIKVAASIDCNKRIIFKPHPYMNSNELDVLREYNNVVLASIYSINEWMLLADAFITDYSSSVFEFALLKKPIAHFIPDIKQYKENRGFYQDIEDISDGVQLFDVKQVVKWINERERNESFDTSRMVHYNFDSIDHVSAKVVHHFLNN; via the coding sequence GTGAAGTTGAATTATTTTAAATGGTATAAAGCACTGTTTAGAATGGTCTTTCGCCTTTCATCATTCTTTAGAAAACAGGACAAGCATAAAGTTATAATTTCGTTATATCGGTCTAAAGAATTGGAAGGTAATTTAAAGTTTGTTTCAGATGAATTAACAAAACAAATGCCAGACGCTAAGATTCATCTTATTTCTGCGGAAAATAAGATGAATCTTAGGTTACTGAAAGAGGCGATCTCCCTCTCCAATGCAAGCTACTTAATTTTGGATGACTATTACTTACCAGTTTACCTAGCTTATCCCAAGATGAACTTGAAAGTAATACAACTCTGGCATGCAGCGGGAGCATTCAAAAAATTCGGCTATAGCGCAGTTGGCACAAAGTTTGGTGCTGATTCCCGTTATCTGAAAATTGTTCCCGTACATTCTAATTATACACATGTGTATGTATCATCGACAAAAGTAGTCCCATATTATGCAGAGGCATTTCATATGCATGTAAAAAATATTATACCAATTGGAGTGCCACGAACAGATTTGTTTCAACAAGAGGAAAAGTGTGCCTCTATTGTAGCTTCTATATATCAAGATTTTCCCATGCTAAAAGACAAAATTGTAAACATTTTAATTGCACCCACTTATCGAGCAAAGGGCCCTCAGGGTGAGTCTGCAATCAATACAATTGAGCTTATAATCAAAGTTGCCGCGAGTATTGACTGTAATAAAAGGATTATTTTTAAACCACATCCATATATGAATTCTAATGAATTAGATGTATTACGGGAATACAACAATGTTGTGTTAGCATCAATATATTCCATCAACGAGTGGATGCTACTGGCAGATGCTTTTATTACGGATTATTCTTCTTCAGTGTTTGAATTTGCCTTATTAAAAAAGCCTATTGCTCACTTTATTCCCGATATAAAACAATACAAAGAAAACCGAGGCTTCTACCAAGATATAGAGGATATTTCCGATGGCGTCCAGCTATTCGATGTCAAACAAGTAGTGAAGTGGATAAATGAAAGGGAGAGGAACGAGTCATTTGATACTTCTCGAATGGTGCATTACAATTTTGACAGTATTGATCATGTATCTGCAAAAGTCGTTCACCATTTCCTTAATAATTAA
- a CDS encoding CDP-glycerol glycerophosphotransferase family protein — protein sequence MAREVIVSVYLFVFRILFSSFKLFPQKEKTVGVASFGDNIFYATRSLRNISNEEIVILKDKSCRYDFDESISDVVMFDLKHPIDYLKSIYHLATASNVLVDTYYGFLAAVNFRHGTTCIQLWHAAGAIKQFGLLDPSNEHRNEKAIDRFKQVYRRFDYTVVGSEAMANTFNKSFGLTNDRILRTGIPRTDILINNKEKQRIYQELKRSFPIIARKKVLLYAPTYRNEELSAYQLNLDIEKLYHELSEEYVLFIKLHPAISNKLREFYSDFIYDVSDFDDTNDLLLISDLLITDYSSIPFEYALLRKPMIFYAYDMDEYKVTSGLIEDYENQMPGPVVTSTDAIIQVIKEDDFDRNQINAFAAEWNEYSDGNSSIRLARFLTGTEEEEKEREEALI from the coding sequence ATGGCTAGAGAAGTCATCGTTTCTGTGTATCTTTTTGTTTTCCGTATACTCTTTAGTTCATTCAAACTATTTCCTCAAAAGGAGAAAACAGTCGGTGTTGCTTCATTTGGGGATAATATTTTTTATGCAACCCGTTCTTTGCGAAATATATCCAATGAAGAAATTGTTATTTTGAAAGATAAATCTTGTCGATATGACTTTGATGAATCAATTAGTGATGTAGTCATGTTTGACCTGAAGCATCCCATTGATTATTTGAAATCTATTTATCACTTAGCTACAGCTAGCAATGTTTTGGTAGATACCTATTATGGTTTTTTAGCTGCCGTGAACTTTAGACATGGGACAACTTGTATTCAGCTTTGGCATGCGGCTGGAGCGATTAAACAGTTTGGCCTGTTGGATCCATCGAATGAACATCGCAATGAAAAGGCAATCGACCGTTTTAAACAAGTGTATCGTCGTTTTGATTATACCGTCGTTGGCTCTGAAGCAATGGCGAATACGTTTAACAAAAGCTTTGGATTGACGAATGATCGGATTTTACGAACAGGAATACCGCGTACAGATATCTTAATAAACAATAAAGAAAAACAGCGGATCTACCAGGAGTTGAAACGGAGCTTTCCAATCATTGCGCGTAAAAAAGTACTATTATATGCACCAACGTATCGTAATGAAGAACTCTCTGCATACCAACTAAATCTGGATATTGAAAAGCTCTATCATGAGCTTTCCGAGGAATATGTATTATTTATCAAACTCCACCCTGCTATTTCCAATAAACTTAGAGAATTTTACAGTGATTTTATATATGATGTATCCGATTTTGATGACACCAATGATTTATTGTTAATTTCGGACTTATTGATCACCGATTATTCATCGATTCCATTTGAATATGCATTGCTTCGTAAACCAATGATATTCTATGCTTATGATATGGATGAATATAAAGTGACGAGTGGACTGATAGAAGATTACGAGAATCAGATGCCCGGTCCTGTTGTTACTTCTACTGATGCGATCATACAAGTGATTAAAGAAGACGATTTCGATCGCAATCAGATAAATGCATTTGCAGCAGAATGGAATGAATATTCTGATGGCAATTCCAGTATAAGATTAGCTCGATTTCTAACAGGTACAGAAGAAGAGGAAAAAGAAAGAGAAGAAGCCCTTATTTAA
- a CDS encoding IspD/TarI family cytidylyltransferase, whose product MIYAGILAGGIGKRMGNVPMPKQFLLLNDKPIIVHTVEKFVLNNSFEKIIVATPKEWMNHTSDILKKYQLDLPKIKVVEGGNERNETIMNIIHFIEEDHSLHEEDILVTHDAVRPFLTHRIIQDNIDQGLQNTAVDTVIEATDTIVESTDHDSISSIPKRDHMYQGQTPQTFNIKKIKEAYNLLTENEKEILTDACKIFSIKGEKVKLVFGEIFNVKVTTPYDLNVANAIIKGSLDQ is encoded by the coding sequence TTGATTTACGCAGGTATTCTGGCAGGAGGAATAGGAAAACGTATGGGAAACGTGCCTATGCCTAAGCAGTTTTTACTGCTTAATGACAAGCCAATTATTGTTCATACGGTAGAAAAATTCGTTTTAAATAATAGCTTTGAAAAAATTATTGTAGCTACTCCAAAGGAATGGATGAATCATACCAGTGACATCTTAAAGAAATATCAGCTGGATCTTCCTAAAATTAAGGTTGTTGAAGGCGGTAACGAACGTAATGAAACGATTATGAACATTATTCACTTTATTGAAGAAGACCATTCCCTTCATGAAGAAGACATTTTGGTGACTCATGATGCAGTGCGCCCGTTTTTGACACATCGTATTATTCAGGACAATATTGATCAGGGACTTCAAAACACTGCGGTTGATACGGTAATCGAAGCAACAGATACTATTGTGGAATCAACTGACCATGATTCTATTTCCTCGATTCCTAAACGTGATCACATGTATCAAGGGCAAACTCCGCAGACATTCAATATAAAAAAAATAAAAGAAGCATATAATCTGTTAACTGAGAATGAAAAAGAGATTTTGACAGATGCTTGTAAGATCTTCTCGATTAAAGGTGAAAAAGTAAAATTAGTTTTTGGTGAAATATTCAATGTGAAAGTCACCACTCCGTATGATTTAAATGTTGCTAATGCCATCATTAAGGGGAGCTTAGATCAATGA
- a CDS encoding zinc-ribbon domain containing protein — translation MLGMRGRFLFTVGEQQFYKQKGFVKPKRCPSCRGRLHQDVWLE, via the coding sequence ATGTTGGGAATGCGGGGACGCTTCCTTTTTACCGTAGGCGAACAGCAATTTTATAAACAAAAAGGATTTGTAAAACCGAAAAGATGCCCATCGTGCCGGGGAAGGCTACATCAAGATGTGTGGTTAGAATGA
- a CDS encoding flavodoxin domain-containing protein — protein MARILVLYASLTGSTEMMAEAIVEHIQERHDTVVKTFDFDPIEAKELKNFDGILIGSYSWDDDIPIEVDGFHDDMDDVDLTGKLIGVFGSCDSYYDVYGPALETMAMKAEKQNGKVYDEKLKIELEPDQKDIEHCKRFVDEFLNELNK, from the coding sequence ATGGCTAGAATTCTAGTACTATACGCAAGCTTGACAGGCAGCACAGAAATGATGGCAGAAGCAATCGTGGAGCACATCCAAGAACGTCACGATACAGTAGTAAAAACATTTGATTTCGACCCAATCGAAGCAAAGGAATTGAAGAACTTTGATGGCATATTAATTGGCTCCTACTCATGGGATGACGATATTCCAATCGAAGTGGATGGATTCCATGATGATATGGATGACGTTGACTTAACCGGAAAGCTAATTGGGGTTTTCGGCTCCTGTGACTCCTACTATGATGTATACGGCCCAGCACTTGAAACCATGGCGATGAAAGCAGAAAAGCAAAACGGAAAAGTCTATGACGAAAAATTAAAGATTGAACTTGAGCCTGATCAGAAGGATATCGAGCATTGCAAACGTTTTGTGGACGAATTTTTGAATGAATTGAATAAGTGA
- a CDS encoding RQC-minor-1 family DNA-binding protein, whose amino-acid sequence MALETKRLPEADIRAILRAADELIAVGGRTLLAKILKGSREKKVLQLELDDCPVYGYFKGVKLDDVVEKIDWMLDYGFLDIEYSGKLPMIIFTERGWEIERDQMADELLQEWDDWLEAEKRSPDMHYLKDRNRGMILLLLDKVKETDNEKYIPYLKEWKKMDYKKVRAVIRETVQALKSDEPVDLNAARGRNASVQKALRGFEPQDL is encoded by the coding sequence ATGGCACTAGAGACAAAGCGGTTGCCCGAGGCCGATATCCGGGCAATTTTGCGCGCGGCAGATGAGCTTATCGCCGTAGGAGGCCGGACGCTACTTGCTAAAATTCTCAAAGGCTCACGTGAGAAAAAAGTGCTGCAACTGGAACTGGATGATTGCCCGGTCTATGGTTATTTTAAAGGAGTGAAACTTGATGACGTCGTTGAGAAAATTGACTGGATGCTCGATTATGGTTTTTTGGATATAGAATATAGCGGCAAATTGCCAATGATCATTTTTACAGAAAGAGGATGGGAAATCGAACGTGATCAAATGGCTGATGAACTTCTGCAAGAATGGGATGATTGGCTGGAAGCTGAGAAGCGAAGTCCGGATATGCACTATTTAAAAGATCGCAACCGCGGCATGATTCTATTATTGCTCGATAAGGTGAAAGAAACCGATAACGAAAAGTATATTCCTTACTTAAAGGAATGGAAAAAAATGGATTATAAGAAAGTAAGAGCAGTGATTAGGGAGACAGTCCAGGCACTCAAATCAGATGAGCCGGTCGATTTGAATGCTGCGCGTGGACGGAATGCGTCGGTCCAGAAAGCACTAAGAGGATTCGAACCCCAAGATCTTTGA
- the tagD gene encoding glycerol-3-phosphate cytidylyltransferase, producing the protein MKKVITYGTFDLLHTGHINILRRAKQCGDYLIVAISADEFNAIKGKEAYYSFEQRKAILEAIRYVDEVIPEYTWEQKKDDVEKHDVDVFVMGDDWEGEFDFLKDQCEVVYLPRTVGISTTKIKTDLNLNKANNG; encoded by the coding sequence ATGAAAAAAGTAATCACCTACGGAACATTCGATTTACTTCATACTGGTCATATTAATATACTACGCCGTGCTAAGCAATGTGGAGATTATTTGATTGTCGCTATTTCAGCAGATGAATTTAATGCCATTAAAGGTAAGGAAGCATATTATTCATTTGAACAGCGTAAGGCAATACTTGAAGCGATTCGTTATGTGGATGAAGTAATTCCGGAGTATACGTGGGAACAAAAGAAAGATGATGTAGAAAAGCATGACGTTGATGTTTTTGTAATGGGAGATGACTGGGAAGGTGAGTTCGATTTCCTAAAAGATCAATGCGAAGTTGTTTATTTACCTCGGACAGTCGGTATCTCAACTACAAAAATTAAAACAGACTTAAACCTGAATAAGGCTAATAATGGCTAG
- a CDS encoding ABC transporter permease, translated as MKSAITVLKEQFKYFYLIRRLSLYELKSRNRSNYLGMVWEFLNPSFQLLIYWFVFGTIRHRDPVEVGGEDITFFFWLIAAFFLWTFFYKSTIEGSKSIYTKLRMLTKMNFPMSVIPSYTIFSQFYVHLIMLLITIVILQFNGFYVNIYYLQLIYYIFGALCLFFAISLITSTLSTIIRDIHMLINSTLRMFLYVSGVLWPLTILTDQFPNIMKMLKLNPLLYLIEGYRSSFFGTEWYFIEHWQYTLYFWGLVIVLFLFGSVLHVKFRRHFIDYL; from the coding sequence ATGAAATCTGCAATAACAGTTTTAAAAGAACAATTTAAATACTTTTATTTAATAAGACGTCTATCGTTGTATGAATTAAAAAGCAGAAACCGTAGCAATTATTTAGGCATGGTTTGGGAATTCCTCAATCCATCCTTCCAATTATTAATTTATTGGTTTGTATTTGGTACAATAAGACATCGGGATCCAGTTGAAGTAGGCGGAGAAGACATAACGTTCTTTTTCTGGTTAATAGCAGCTTTTTTTCTATGGACCTTCTTTTATAAATCAACGATTGAAGGGTCCAAGTCGATCTATACGAAGTTACGCATGTTAACAAAAATGAATTTCCCGATGAGTGTTATTCCGAGTTATACTATTTTTTCACAATTCTATGTACATCTGATTATGTTGTTAATTACAATTGTGATCTTGCAGTTTAACGGGTTTTATGTGAATATCTATTATTTACAATTGATCTATTATATATTTGGTGCACTTTGTTTATTTTTTGCCATTTCACTTATCACATCAACACTATCCACTATCATAAGGGATATACATATGCTGATAAACTCAACATTGCGTATGTTCCTCTATGTTTCTGGTGTGTTGTGGCCACTAACGATTTTAACAGATCAATTTCCTAACATCATGAAAATGTTAAAGCTAAATCCATTGCTATACTTGATAGAAGGATATCGATCATCGTTTTTCGGTACAGAGTGGTACTTTATCGAGCATTGGCAATACACTCTTTATTTCTGGGGATTAGTCATTGTTCTGTTCCTTTTCGGTTCCGTACTGCACGTAAAATTCCGCAGACACTTTATTGATTATTTGTAA